In a single window of the Natronosalvus caseinilyticus genome:
- a CDS encoding DUF7311 family protein, with protein sequence MIRVVLAALLAVALLAMAVPALEHAAAENTDRHARAALTDLAEAANSLAREEEVPPPGHPPPQRTVTVALPPDAATAHPLSAFEIERLDRDSSVARYRFEDRAMRTHVIDVPIVADAADSSRPVRLQGTGERTLRLTLETDDCGQPVVVATRV encoded by the coding sequence GTGATCCGCGTCGTCCTGGCCGCGTTGCTCGCCGTCGCCCTGCTGGCGATGGCAGTGCCCGCGCTCGAGCACGCAGCCGCCGAGAACACCGACCGACACGCCAGGGCTGCGCTGACCGATCTCGCCGAGGCAGCGAATTCGCTCGCACGCGAGGAAGAAGTCCCGCCACCAGGACACCCGCCACCGCAACGAACAGTCACGGTCGCGCTTCCGCCGGACGCGGCGACGGCACATCCGTTGTCGGCGTTCGAAATCGAGCGACTGGACCGGGACTCGAGCGTGGCCCGGTACCGATTCGAGGATCGGGCGATGCGGACACATGTCATCGACGTCCCGATCGTCGCCGACGCGGCTGACTCGAGTCGCCCGGTGAGACTCCAGGGGACCGGCGAGCGAACCCTTCGGCTGACGCTCGAGACCGACGACTGCGGACAGCCGGTCGTCGTCGCCACCCGTGTGTGA
- a CDS encoding type II/IV secretion system ATPase subunit, with protein MTRDGSVLETALEAVGFGSAGESNETATGGCRCSPAFDGDTLTADATDCDCDGRLASSPACRRTVIEHLETRAAASVVVHSGGNVYRYGSAVSALLSGAGRFARAADARDHRLAETARTDPLAVTDELRTRTGPVAELGVSSGLLESARNVDTYEGGFAPSVGVSFGHYAVDPTLGDGCRLRDVRSLETGSEARIYERADSVPLYALEVVETTLSAPAMALLVESYKAIAEGTVDGDRAPERAIERCSAGAADPLLVSILEKHTAGYGVLEDLFADSRISDVYVTSPVEENPLRIVCDGEAMATNLSLVPAGAAALASRVRRTSGRAFSRANPTVDATVDLENGVGVRIAGVNEPVSRGVAFAFRERADDRFTVPGLVENGTVTPEVAAFLSVAVERNAAALIAGTRGAGKTTLLGTLLYELTPDTRTVVIEDTPELPVRSLQSVDRDVQALRTGRGDGPEITPAAALRTALRLGDGALVVGEIRGEEARVLYEAMRVGANANAVLGTIHGDGAADVYERVVSDLGVEPSSFGATDLVVTVQAYRTPSGKRRRLARIEEVVGSGMEARFEPLYELDGEQARATGRIDRGESHLVDRLAGPTETYADVRAAIDERTRRLRTLAAEGRTTPADVTAAYATDRLHARRSRP; from the coding sequence ATGACACGGGACGGGTCGGTACTCGAGACCGCGCTCGAGGCAGTCGGTTTCGGTTCGGCCGGTGAATCCAACGAAACGGCGACCGGGGGCTGTCGGTGCTCGCCCGCGTTCGACGGCGACACGCTCACCGCCGACGCCACCGACTGCGACTGCGACGGCAGACTCGCGAGTTCCCCCGCGTGTCGGCGTACGGTGATCGAGCACCTCGAGACGCGAGCGGCCGCCTCGGTGGTCGTCCACTCCGGCGGGAACGTCTATCGGTACGGATCGGCGGTTTCGGCGTTGCTGTCGGGAGCCGGTCGATTCGCTCGAGCCGCCGATGCGCGAGACCACCGCCTCGCCGAAACCGCGCGAACGGATCCGCTGGCTGTCACGGACGAGCTCCGAACCCGCACTGGACCGGTCGCCGAACTCGGCGTGAGTTCCGGATTGCTCGAGTCGGCACGGAACGTCGACACGTACGAAGGCGGGTTCGCTCCGTCGGTGGGCGTCTCGTTCGGCCACTACGCCGTCGACCCGACGCTCGGCGACGGGTGCCGGCTACGGGACGTCCGATCTCTCGAGACCGGAAGCGAGGCGCGAATCTACGAGCGAGCCGACAGCGTTCCCCTGTACGCCCTCGAAGTGGTCGAAACGACCCTCTCCGCCCCAGCAATGGCCCTCCTCGTCGAGAGCTACAAGGCCATCGCCGAGGGGACCGTCGACGGTGACCGCGCTCCCGAGCGCGCGATCGAGCGGTGTTCTGCGGGCGCCGCCGATCCGCTCCTGGTGTCGATTCTCGAGAAGCACACCGCCGGCTACGGCGTGCTCGAGGACCTGTTCGCGGATTCCCGGATCAGCGACGTGTACGTCACGTCACCGGTCGAGGAGAACCCCCTGCGGATCGTCTGTGATGGGGAGGCCATGGCGACGAACCTCTCGCTCGTGCCAGCGGGGGCTGCGGCCCTCGCCTCGCGCGTTCGGCGCACGAGCGGACGGGCCTTCTCGAGGGCGAACCCGACAGTCGACGCCACCGTCGACCTCGAGAACGGCGTTGGCGTCCGCATCGCCGGCGTGAACGAACCGGTGTCCCGGGGCGTCGCGTTCGCGTTCCGCGAGCGGGCCGACGATCGGTTCACCGTTCCGGGACTCGTCGAGAACGGGACCGTGACCCCGGAGGTGGCGGCGTTTCTCTCGGTCGCCGTCGAACGCAACGCGGCGGCGTTGATCGCTGGCACTCGAGGCGCGGGGAAGACGACGCTGCTGGGAACGTTGCTGTACGAACTGACCCCCGACACGCGGACGGTCGTGATCGAGGACACGCCCGAACTGCCGGTTCGGTCCCTCCAGTCGGTCGACCGGGACGTCCAGGCGCTTCGAACGGGCCGGGGAGACGGACCCGAGATCACCCCCGCGGCGGCGCTCCGGACCGCGCTTCGTCTCGGCGACGGGGCGCTCGTCGTCGGCGAGATTCGCGGCGAGGAGGCCCGCGTGCTGTACGAGGCGATGCGCGTCGGGGCGAACGCGAACGCCGTACTCGGGACTATCCACGGTGACGGCGCGGCGGACGTCTACGAGCGCGTCGTCTCCGACCTCGGCGTCGAGCCCTCCTCGTTCGGCGCGACGGATCTGGTCGTCACAGTCCAGGCCTACCGGACGCCGTCGGGGAAACGTCGTCGCCTCGCCCGCATCGAAGAGGTCGTCGGTTCCGGGATGGAGGCGCGGTTCGAACCGCTCTACGAACTCGACGGCGAGCAGGCGCGAGCGACCGGCCGCATCGACCGCGGCGAGAGCCACCTCGTCGACCGACTCGCCGGACCGACCGAAACCTACGCCGACGTCCGGGCGGCGATCGACGAGCGAACGCGACGGCTGCGAACGCTCGCCGCCGAAGGACGGACGACTCCCGCGGACGTCACGGCCGCGTACGCGACGGACCGACTGCACGCACGCCGCTCGAGGCCGTAG